The sequence below is a genomic window from Thermoproteota archaeon.
TTCTATTGAAACAGCTTGATTTGATGTTATGGGTATGGTTTTTGTTTTCATCTTTTGAATTCCACTAGGATCTGAATATAGAACTCTTGGTAATTACATAATAACTCAATGAAATCTAACGAATTTGCGAAAGTAGAATTCAATTAAATTTTATCTTAGGAATAGTATTTTTTGAAATTCATTAAGATTTATTTTTATAGTAAAGTTTTATGACATTTTCTACAACAACATCTGTATTGAGATCTATCTCTGTACTGACCAATAACAAATGATCATTTCCTAAATAAAAAGAAAATCTCTTAATTGTGTCATATTCATCTAATGTGTATTTTGTTTTTCCTACCCATTTTGAGATATTCTTTCTTGAATTCCAATTGAGAATTAATAGATTGACAAGTTCTTTTTCAGACCTTTCACTTAGTAGACTTTTTACTCCTTCACGCATACCGCCACCAACTTTTTGAGCCCATTGATCAAAAACTGCAGCGAATCTAATTTTATTATCGATTTTTAAAATATCTGAGCAAAATTTTTCGTAATTCATATTCTATGGTATGTTTTCTAAATTAATAGAGTTTTATTAACAATATAAAATCAATAAACCAAAAAGCCTCAGAAAGTGATAAAACTGATCCAAGAAATAGCAAAAAATTTCATTACTCTCAAACAGGAATTTTACAAAAATTATGCAGGCAACAGCCACATTCAGGAATTCTTGCCTTTAGTCTCCTCTGATTCATTTCCTATTGATAAAGAGCATTTACAAAAATTAATTGAATTTGCTGAATCAAATCCAATTTATCACAATTCTTTTGATATGGAACTAAATGATACTCCCTGTCGAATTTACGAGGGCGACATTAACGATTATTGGATTAACAGTTTGAAACATGATTCTAGCTACCAGCCATTTTATCCTACTTGGATCCTTTCTGGATATTTACTTGCCTTATCATCAAAAACCCTTGGGTATGAAAAATTAATTGATATTGGCTCTGGAGATGGAAGAATAGCGTATTGCGGAAGTATTCTCAACTTGACGTCTTATTCAATCGAAATTGATGAAAGTCTAATTCAACTACAAAATAAAATTCAGTCAAATGTTTCGCAAAGATTTCATCCAATGTGTAGTGATGCTATGGAATTTGATTATGACTCAATTAATTTATCTAAACCTGAGTTTTTTATTGGAGGACTACCTCAGCAAGGAGAAATGCTTGTCGCAAACGTTCTCACAAAAATTCAAAAAACTCCTCTTGCAGAAGAATCTGGATTTGTTTTAGCAGGAACACATTCTAAAAAACAATTTTCTGGAGATTCATCAAATGGTGGCTGGTCACAAATTATTAATGATTTTGGACTAACTGTGCAAGAAATACTTGAAGTACCTACTAGCTGGACATTTGATCAACAAACTGACACACCATATTATTTTACAAAATTTCAGTAATGTTGTGATACTTCAAATGAATAGTTTGACTTATTTTTTTTAATTTTTTGTAATATTACTTCTTGATTTATCTTAGGATTGTTAATTTGATTGAAATAACAGATCAATCGTATTTGTCCTTCAAATTCCACAATTCCAAAATACCCTTGGTCATTTTTTGAGTATTCGATAATTCTCCCAATGTTATTCCCTTTCCTTAGTGTGTTTGAACTTAGACAATTTTTACAAAATTTTAACGAAGGCCAATTGATTTTTTTGCATTTGATACATTCACTTACCATAAATTCTTCGTCGGTATAATTCTCCATAATTTACGACTCCAATAGTAATATCGTTGAAGATGTTGCAGCAGCAGACATATTGTGAATCAATCCTTTTTTTGGAGAATCTACTTGTCTTTTACCTGCGGTGCCTTGTAATTGTTGGACTATCTCAATTGTTTGTGCAATTCCTGTTGCACCTAATGGATGACCTGCTCCGATTAATCCTCCTCTTGGATTGATGATTTTTTCATTTGTTTTGATCATATTTTCAAGAAACGACATTCCATTTCCAAGATTAGTAATTCCAATACTTTCAAGAGCCATCGGCTCACATACTGAAAACGCATCATGTAATTCCATGACTTCAATATCTGAAGGAGACCATCCTACGGCATCAAATGCCATTTTTGAAGCTAAAGAGGTTGAATACATATTTGTTAAATTTGGATTGTTGGTAAAACTAGCAGAAATTGTTTTTTGGCCTATTCCTTGAATTTTAATTGGGTTATCTGTGAATTTTTTCGCTATCTCATTGTCTGCCAAAAGAATTGCTGATGCACCAGCACAAGGTCTTGAACAATTTAAAATTCTAAGATCATCTGTTAATCTCTTTGAAGATAACACATCCTCAACACTGATGACTTTGTCTGAATATGCATTGGGGTTATCTCTAGCATTTTTGTAATTTTTTACAGATACAAGCGCTAGTTGCTCATCATTAACTTTGTTTACCCGTTTGTATGCACTAGTAAAAATGGATGCCCAAAAAATTGGATGTTTGAATTCTCCTCTTGCTTGATCCCATTCCAAAATTTGACCTGGACTATCATGTCTGTCTCCTCCGATAACTAAGATGGTTTTTGCAATTTTTGAGTTAACATGGGCGGCAGCTGAAACAATAGCATTTGTTCCAGAGTTACATAGACTTTCCACTGTGTGAGAAACATTTGGCTCGATCCCTAGTGTTTCTGAAATTATTGCTGACAAGTATTTTGAATTACTGTTTGTGGAAATTAAAACCCCGTCAATTTCTTTTTGTGTTAGATTTTTAGTGTTGTCAAAGAGGTTTTTGACGGCACCTACCATCTGTTCTTCAATAGAAACATCTTCTGTAGTAAATTTTGTACTTCCATGCCCTACGATACTAACGTTATTCATATCCTATACCAGAAAATGTTTTTGTTAGTGTTTTAACGGAATCATGAACTTCTCCAACTGGATTAAATTGTAAAATTGGATGAGTTACTCCTGAATTTGTGAATTCCTCAATTTTTTTTATTCCGTCATTAGGAGTTCCACAAATAGTTAGTGCTTTCAACATCCCATCAGTGACTAATTCATGATTAGATTTTAATCCCGATATTTTGAATTCATCATAAATATTGTTTACTTCATTAGCGAATCCATTTTTTTCTAGAAATTCACGATAAATTTTCCCAACTGAGACGTAAAATGCTAATGTTATTTTTGCCCTCTCAATAGCTTTTTCTGCGTCGTTATCTATGGCGGTAATTATTTGACAACCGACATCAATTTTTCGTTTCGATTGAAATTTTTTGATTGTCTCTTTTAATTCATTTAGGGGTCTTAGGTAAAAAATAACTCCATCTGCTTTATCCCATGCAAGTTGAGTCATTTTTCGATTAACTGCTGCAATATAGATGGGGATTTTTTCTCGAATTGGTTTTACTAAAAGAGTAAATCCTTTCAAATTAAAGAATTTACCTGTAAAATCTATTTTCTTTTTTGACACTACCAAATTTATGATGTCAATATATTCACTCATTCTAGATAGAGGATTTTTAAAACTGCCTCCATGAAAATCCTCTACTATTGGAACGCTGCTGGTTCCTAACCCAAGTATTAATCGACCTTTAGAAATTGTATCCACTGTTACTGCTCCCATTGCTATTAGTGCCGGACTTCTAGAATAGATGTTGATGATGGATGACCCTATTCGTGCATTGTTTATTTTCTGTGAAGCCATGGTGAGCATAGAAAAATTTTCCATTCCCCAAGTTTCGGGAATCCATACCGTATCTGGACTGTGCTTTCCTATGATAGTAGCACATTCCATTACTTCATTTATTGATAATACTGAGCCTAAACTGTAAGAAATACCCATGTTTAACAAATAATTGAATCCTATTCTAGTTTATCTCTTTTAGCATTAGGTAAATAATCATTGAGGCAGAAGATTATGAAATTGAAATCACGAATATAGGCAATGTCAATTCAAGAATTTAAAGAAAATAAATCTGAAAAAAAAACCTTTTGGCATTATGCCACTAAGTACGCAGCAGCTGTACAAGACGATGAATCGTTTGTTAACGAAATGGCATACATGATGGTAACTCTACACCGAACCGGAGCTTAATTTTTTATTATTTTTTTAATCCTTCCAGAACAATCTTCCATATCTTTGAATGAGTCAATGGAATACCATTCTACATTTTCAAATTTTGTTATGTTTAATTTTTGCTCTTTTGCATATTTTGGAAATGTTGTTTTTTCAATATCTCCTTTAGATGGGAGATCTTTGAAAATTTTATCAGAAAAATGATATATTCCTGCGTTCATCCACAAATTTTCTACTTGTTTTTTTTCTGAAAAATTAATAATTTTATTATCTTTTACATCCAGAATACCAAATTTCGTCTTTAATTGAATTGATGCAATTGTATTAGTTTTAGATTTTAGTTTGTTAATATTGATGTTTGTTATTACATCTCCATTTATTACAATGAATGATTCATTTTTAATCCATTTTCTTAATTTTTTTATTGCACCTCCAGTACCAAGTGGTGTTTTTTCTTCTGAAAATCGTATTTTGACTTGCAGATTATTTTTTGTGTCTAGAAAATTTTTAATTTGTTCAGTTCTATATCCTGTACAAATAATGAATTCATTGATGCCGTATTTTTTCAAATATCTTATTTGCCATTCAATTATTGGAACATTGTTGAGTGGAATTAGTGGTTTAGGAACATAATCTGTTATGGGTTTGAGTCTTTTTCCTCTTCCCCCTGCAAGTATCACTGCTTTCATATCTTTTCTAATTCTAAATTACATTCAAACTTATCGCAATCCTAGGTGCTATGAATTACTTAATTACTAGAATACTCATATTCTCATACTGATGGGGGCATTTGATTCTGATCTTTATCAAGAGATCAAAGATGAACTATCTTATTTTGGATTGGAAAAGACTGATGCTGAAATTTATCTTACATTATTAGAATTTGGTCCATCTACTATGAGTGAACTTGCAACAAAACTTGAAGTTGATCGCGGAAAAATATATCGTGCAATGGAGCGATTACAAGATTTGGGAATGGTAATCTTGCATAATTCTAAAATCACATCTTGTGAAGCAGTCAAACCCGAAGAAGCATTTATGATGATTATAGAGAAAAAAAAGACAAAAATTACAGAATTGAAACATGCTGCAAAAACTATTGAAAAAGAATTAGAACAAATAACTAGACCGACTATGTCTCAAGCAGCATCTGCATTCTCAATTATTGAAGGTAGAAATAGCATTTATGCAAGAATTGGAAAATTAATTCAAGATGCTCAAAATACTGTCTATCTAGTAACTACTGCTGATGACCTATCAAGAATGTTTCAAACCGCAATTCCTGAAAAAATCAATCTTGCAATTAAAAAAAATGTGAGTATCAATATTGCAGTAGATGCTAACTCGGGCATATTACAAAATCTTTCGAGTCAGTACGGCATATCCAATATACGGATTGGGACTCTTCCATCTAAGAGTCGTATTATTGTAGAAAAAAAAGCACATTTGCTCATGTCTGGAGCAATAAAAGAAACAAACTCTCTAACTGAACAATCTGAATCAATTCTTTATTCAGATTCTTTAGAAATGATAGAAAATATGTTTAGTCTATGTGAGCAAATTTGGAAGAAGACAAAAACTACAATCGTAAGTTAATAATTTAATTTCCAAATACTGAAATGCCAAAATAATATCCTGCTAGAATTACTCCTGTGCTATACACACAGGATCCTAAAAATGTGAATAATAGAAATTTTCCAATATTCATTTTTAATAATCCTGCAGGAACTGAAATCATCTCCCTCATGACTGGAACCATCCTTCCAAAAAATACTGTTTTGTCCCCATGTCGTTCAAACCAACTTTCAATTTTGACTAATTTTTCTTCAGAAATTCTAGCATATCTGAGGTATTTCAAAAGTGCTTTTCTTCCCAAAAAATATGCTACAAAATAAATCACAGTAGAACCAATTGTCGCACCAATACCTCCAACAATTCCTAGTATTATGACTTGCAATAATTCCGCACCACTTTGTGATGCTATGTATCCTGCAACTGGAAAAATTGCTAATGTGGGTATTGGTGGAAAAACAGTTTCAATTAATGCTGCTAAAAATACTCCTAAAAAAAGGTGCTCTGAAATTAACTCTGTAATCCATTGAATTAATGATTCTATCTCATTCAATTATTTTCCTGTTCCGTCAGATAATAATGAAGTTCTGTATAGCATTCAGTACAATACTCTTGGTCATTGGTATGTTCACAATCACGTACCTTAGATACTTCGGTACCGCATTTGGCACAAATCGGCATAAATCATCTTTTTTTATGATTTCTTTAACTTTATGGCACCTAATGCAGTAATGAATGCGCCTGCTCCAAATAGAGGACCAACTTGAGATATCACACTTCTTTCTTCAGCACCAGCTTCTACTGGTGAAGGCATAGCTAACACAACTATTCCTCCAATTATTATCAGAATTCCTGCAATAATGATTAATCCGCCCAATCCCTTGGAAGGTTCTTTTCTAGAAATGAAAAATGCAACAATTGGCAAAATTATTGATGGCATTCCAAGACCGACTCCGCGAGCCATATGATCAAATGGTAAAAATCCTACACGATCTTCTGACATCATACCCGCAGCAACATCTGCGGCATAAATTACAAGCAAGCCTATTGAAATTCCTGCTAAAATCATCGAAACTTTTAGTGCCATATCACGCTGGCCTTATTTGTAATTAATAAATCTATAATGATTTTTAATTATTTTTAACACTATGAATTCTTAGGTAGTCTCACAACAAAGGTTGTGGGATGATTTTTTACACTAATACTGCCATTATGCTGTTCTATGATATTTTTACAAATTGATAATCCGAGCCCGGTACCAGTTTGTTTTGTTGTAAATAATGGGTCAA
It includes:
- a CDS encoding TrmB family transcriptional regulator, which codes for MGAFDSDLYQEIKDELSYFGLEKTDAEIYLTLLEFGPSTMSELATKLEVDRGKIYRAMERLQDLGMVILHNSKITSCEAVKPEEAFMMIIEKKKTKITELKHAAKTIEKELEQITRPTMSQAASAFSIIEGRNSIYARIGKLIQDAQNTVYLVTTADDLSRMFQTAIPEKINLAIKKNVSINIAVDANSGILQNLSSQYGISNIRIGTLPSKSRIIVEKKAHLLMSGAIKETNSLTEQSESILYSDSLEMIENMFSLCEQIWKKTKTTIVS
- a CDS encoding LLM class flavin-dependent oxidoreductase, which codes for MGISYSLGSVLSINEVMECATIIGKHSPDTVWIPETWGMENFSMLTMASQKINNARIGSSIINIYSRSPALIAMGAVTVDTISKGRLILGLGTSSVPIVEDFHGGSFKNPLSRMSEYIDIINLVVSKKKIDFTGKFFNLKGFTLLVKPIREKIPIYIAAVNRKMTQLAWDKADGVIFYLRPLNELKETIKKFQSKRKIDVGCQIITAIDNDAEKAIERAKITLAFYVSVGKIYREFLEKNGFANEVNNIYDEFKISGLKSNHELVTDGMLKALTICGTPNDGIKKIEEFTNSGVTHPILQFNPVGEVHDSVKTLTKTFSGIGYE
- a CDS encoding DedA family protein; its protein translation is MNEIESLIQWITELISEHLFLGVFLAALIETVFPPIPTLAIFPVAGYIASQSGAELLQVIILGIVGGIGATIGSTVIYFVAYFLGRKALLKYLRYARISEEKLVKIESWFERHGDKTVFFGRMVPVMREMISVPAGLLKMNIGKFLLFTFLGSCVYSTGVILAGYYFGISVFGN
- a CDS encoding nucleotidyltransferase family protein, with protein sequence MKAVILAGGRGKRLKPITDYVPKPLIPLNNVPIIEWQIRYLKKYGINEFIICTGYRTEQIKNFLDTKNNLQVKIRFSEEKTPLGTGGAIKKLRKWIKNESFIVINGDVITNININKLKSKTNTIASIQLKTKFGILDVKDNKIINFSEKKQVENLWMNAGIYHFSDKIFKDLPSKGDIEKTTFPKYAKEQKLNITKFENVEWYSIDSFKDMEDCSGRIKKIIKN
- a CDS encoding thiolase family protein encodes the protein MNNVSIVGHGSTKFTTEDVSIEEQMVGAVKNLFDNTKNLTQKEIDGVLISTNSNSKYLSAIISETLGIEPNVSHTVESLCNSGTNAIVSAAAHVNSKIAKTILVIGGDRHDSPGQILEWDQARGEFKHPIFWASIFTSAYKRVNKVNDEQLALVSVKNYKNARDNPNAYSDKVISVEDVLSSKRLTDDLRILNCSRPCAGASAILLADNEIAKKFTDNPIKIQGIGQKTISASFTNNPNLTNMYSTSLASKMAFDAVGWSPSDIEVMELHDAFSVCEPMALESIGITNLGNGMSFLENMIKTNEKIINPRGGLIGAGHPLGATGIAQTIEIVQQLQGTAGKRQVDSPKKGLIHNMSAAATSSTILLLES